ACCGGCCCCGGATCGGTGGTCCCGGCCCGCTCCACCGCCCGAACATAGGCCTCCATGGCGTCGTGGCCGGTGATCATGCGGCCGTCCCGGGCTCTGTGACCGGTGGTACCCAGGTAGTCGGCCAGCACCTCGCGAACCGCGGGGCTGGGGTCGGGCGAGTCGGTGTAGATCGAGGCGTACGAGAGCATGGTGAAGTCGCCAATACCGGGAACATGGCCGATCCAATGATCGCCGTCCATGGTGGAGTTGGCGAAGATGGGCTGGTTGAATCCCGCAGCCCGGACCGGCGCCAATATCTCGGGAGCCACCAACCGGGTGCCACAGAACACGATGGCCTCCGGATTGGTGCTGCCCAGCCCCAGCAGGATGGGCTCGAGAAGGCCGGGATCGGTGGGTTGGTATCGGTGTACGCCGGCAACCTGGCCGCCGGCCTCCTCAAAGCGCTGCCCGAAGGCCTCGCAGGCGGACACCGCCTCGGTACTGGTCTGATCGATGATTACCATCGTGGTGGCAATACCCCGGTCGGCAATCAACGAGACCAGTATTTCCGCCTCGGTGCTCACCGGCGTTCCGAAGGTGAACACCCGGTCGCCCAGCTCACCGCTGGCCCAGAGGTCGTCGGTTCCACAGGGGCTGATCACCAAGGTCCCCGAACTCTCCAGCGCATTGATGGCCGGACCGGCATAGGCGGCATCACACGTCATCAGCATCAGGTCTACCCCGTCCAAGAGCAGCTGCTCGGCGCCGCTTTTCATGACGGACAACTCCGTGTGGCTGTCGATGTGCCGCAGCACAACCGGTCGTCCCAGCAGTCCGCCGGCATCGTTCAACGCGTCGATGCGGTTCCGGGCGGCCACTAGGGCGGGCTCGTCGTAGTCGGCCAGGAAACCGGTGGTGGCCATCAGAGCACCAATCACGATGGCATCAGCCGGCAGCGGCGCTCCCGCGGGGGTGGCCGTGGGGATCGGAGTGCTCTGGACATCTTCCTCGCCCTCTTCCTCGGTGATGGGCGCGGGGCTGATGACCGTTCCCTCGCTGAATAGGCCGCACCCGGACAGCACCAACAGCGCCGCCGCGGCCAGCAGCACCGGCCGAGCACAAGGCAGGCCCATCACACCTTGAGTTCGCGGAAAGGGATGCCCTTGTCGGCCCGCGGCTCGCGAGGCAAACTGAGAATGCGCTCGCCGATCACGTTGCGCTGGATCTCCGGAGTGCCACCGCCGATCTTGTGGGCGAAATGGCTGACCATCCGCGTCACCCAGACATCGTCGTCCAGCATCCCCTCCGGTCCCAGCAGCTCCAAAGCCGTTGCACTGGTGTCGCGAATGTGGTCGCCGGTCAACAGCTTCATGATCGAGGCCTCCGGCCCGATCTCGGTGCCCTGGCTCAGCGCGGTGTACACCCTCATGCCCAGATAGCGGAGTACCTCCGACCTGATCCACGCTTCGGCCAGCGCCTGGCGAACCGTCGGGTCGCCGGCCTGGCCCCTTTTCTGGGCTAGATCCACCAGAGTGGGGACATCGACCACCGACGTCTGGGCACCCACCGCAGCCCGCTCACTGTTCAGGGTGGTCTGGGCTACCGCCCAGCCGTTGTTTACCCCGCCGATCACGTTCTCTGCCGGGACCCGCACGTTGTCGAAAAAGGTCTCATTGAATTCGGCGCCGCCGGTCATCTGGCGCAGTGGCCGCGGGTCCAAGCCCTCGCTGTCCATCTCCACAAAGAAATAGGTGAGCCCCTGGTGCTTGGGAACGTCCGAGTTGGTGCGGGCCAGCAGAATGCCCCAGTCGGCCAGATGGGCATAGGAGTTCCACACCTTCTGGCCGTTGACCACAAACACGTCGCCATCTTGGACCGCTCTGGTTTGGAGCCCGGCCAGATCGGAGCCGGCGTTGGGCTCGCTGAACAGCTGGGCGAACACAATTTCTCCCTGGCGAATGGGGTTCAAGAACCGCTGCTTCTGCTCATCGGTGCCCCACGACATGAGGGTGGGGGCAGCCATATCGAGCGCGGCCATGAAGATCGACCTTGAGATGCCGAAGCGGCTCTGCTCTTCCTCGAAGATGATGGATTCCACCGTGGAGGCGCCCCGCCCCCCGTACTCCGGCGACCAGTCCAAGCAGGCCCAGCCGCCGGCAGCCAGTTTCGCCTGCCAGGCCCGGGCCTTGTCGGCCAGTGCTCTCTCCAACTCCGCGCTTCGTCCCGGGGTGCTCATGTGATCGAACGCCTCCGGTGAGCCCTTGGCCGGCGCGTTGGCCTCCAGCCAGGCCCGGGCCTCAGCCCGGAAGGCCGCTTCAGCGGGGGTGTCGCCAAAATCCACGGGGACAGGGTAAGTCGACTACGGGCGGACCAGCACTTTGCACT
The bacterium genome window above contains:
- a CDS encoding ABC transporter substrate-binding protein; translated protein: MGLPCARPVLLAAAALLVLSGCGLFSEGTVISPAPITEEEGEEDVQSTPIPTATPAGAPLPADAIVIGALMATTGFLADYDEPALVAARNRIDALNDAGGLLGRPVVLRHIDSHTELSVMKSGAEQLLLDGVDLMLMTCDAAYAGPAINALESSGTLVISPCGTDDLWASGELGDRVFTFGTPVSTEAEILVSLIADRGIATTMVIIDQTSTEAVSACEAFGQRFEEAGGQVAGVHRYQPTDPGLLEPILLGLGSTNPEAIVFCGTRLVAPEILAPVRAAGFNQPIFANSTMDGDHWIGHVPGIGDFTMLSYASIYTDSPDPSPAVREVLADYLGTTGHRARDGRMITGHDAMEAYVRAVERAGTTDPGPVAIQLERFDGEDLVAGPVSFTSGVHAPFGRPMRVITIQDPYAQFERIVDP
- a CDS encoding acyl-CoA dehydrogenase family protein is translated as MDFGDTPAEAAFRAEARAWLEANAPAKGSPEAFDHMSTPGRSAELERALADKARAWQAKLAAGGWACLDWSPEYGGRGASTVESIIFEEEQSRFGISRSIFMAALDMAAPTLMSWGTDEQKQRFLNPIRQGEIVFAQLFSEPNAGSDLAGLQTRAVQDGDVFVVNGQKVWNSYAHLADWGILLARTNSDVPKHQGLTYFFVEMDSEGLDPRPLRQMTGGAEFNETFFDNVRVPAENVIGGVNNGWAVAQTTLNSERAAVGAQTSVVDVPTLVDLAQKRGQAGDPTVRQALAEAWIRSEVLRYLGMRVYTALSQGTEIGPEASIMKLLTGDHIRDTSATALELLGPEGMLDDDVWVTRMVSHFAHKIGGGTPEIQRNVIGERILSLPREPRADKGIPFRELKV